The Erigeron canadensis isolate Cc75 chromosome 4, C_canadensis_v1, whole genome shotgun sequence genome window below encodes:
- the LOC122596363 gene encoding protein NRT1/ PTR FAMILY 1.2-like gives MGDEEILNRQITLHLSTTTRKGGLITMPFIIANEALEKVASYGLVPNMILYLMSDYKISVAKGTNILFLWTAASNFSPILGAFLSDSYLGRFLTIGFGSLFSLLGIFLLWLTTMLPQLKPPPCNQFTDDHCVKATQSQYAFLIFAFIFISIGAGGVRPCSLAFGAEQIDNKKNPNNERALESFFGWYYAASAIAVLVAFTGIVYIQDHAGWKVGFGVPVILMILSVLLFFVASSLYIKTKVKNSIIITSFVQVMVVACKNRNVVLGPSNPWHHQKDSNVVVPSNRLRLLNRACITQNPKDVSPDGNASNPWRLCTVEQVEELKSLIRVLPLWSSGLMMSINVSQSSFPVLQAKSMDRHLGTFQIPAGSFSFFTIAMIAIWVLLYDRAIIPLASKVLQKKVHLGVKLRMGIGLVISTLAMVISAVVEHVRRRKAIEQGLSNDPQAVIHMSAMWLAPQYCLHGLAEAFSAIGQNEFYYSEFPKSMASIAASLFLLGMGVANLLASVILTTVEKITRNGSKEGWITTNINQARYDLYYWVLALMSFVNLFYFLACSWTYGPCVDEKVKVDEHSDHEERA, from the exons ATGGGTGATGAGGAAATTCTTAATCGCCAAATAACACTACACCTCTCAACAACAACAAGGAAAGGTGGCTTAATCACAATGCCCTTCATCATAG CAAATGAGGCACTTGAGAAGGTGGCAAGCTATGGGTTGGTGCCAAACATGATCCTGTATTTGATGAGTGATTACAAGATTAGTGTAGCAAAAGGCACCAACATACTCTTCCTTTGGACAGCAGCTTCCAACTTTTCACCAATATTAGGGGCATTTCTCTCTGACTCGTATTTGGGCCGCTTTCTCACCATTGGCTTCGGCTCACTCTTTTCCCTTCTG GGGATATTCTTACTTTGGTTGACAACAATGCTTCCACAACTGAAGCCACCTCCTTGCAACCAATTCACTGATGATCACTGCGTAAAAGCCACTCAATCTCAATATGCTTTCTTGATATTCGCctttattttcatttcaatcGGAGCTGGAGGTGTTAGACCATGTTCATTAGCATTTGGTGCAGAACAAATCGACAATAAAAAGAATCCCAACAACGAGAGGGCATTAGAAAGCTTCTTTGGGTGGTATTACGCAGCTAGCGCGATTGCGGTCCTAGTTGCATTTACAGGCATTGTTTACATTCAAGATCATGCTGGATGGAAAGTCGGTTTTGGGGTCCCTGTCATTCTCATGATTTTATCGGTCCTTTTGTTCTTTGTAGCTTCTTCTCTTTATATCAAGACCAAAGTTAAAAACAGCATAATCATCACAAGCTTTGTACAAGTGATGGTTGTTGCTTGTAAGAACCGTAACGTAGTTCTTGGACCTTCAAACCCATGGCATCATCAAAAAGACTCAAACGTCGTCGTGCCTAGCAACCGACTTAG GTTGTTGAATAGAGCTTGCATAACTCAGAACCCAAAAGACGTATCACCAGATGGCAACGCTTCAAATCCATGGCGTTTATGCACGGTTGAGCAAGTAGAGGAGCTGAAATCACTAATCCGAGTCCTACCCTTGTGGTCATCTGGCCTCATGATGTCAATAAACGTAAGCCAGTCGTCGTTTCCAGTACTCCAAGCAAAATCCATGGACCGGCATCTAGGAACCTTCCAAATTCCAGCAGGCTCGTTCTCGTTTTTCACCATCGCAATGATAGCAATTTGGGTTCTTTTATATGACCGTGCAATAATCCCATTGGCATCAaaagttttacaaaaaaaagtCCATCTTGGTGTTAAACTGAGAATGGGAATCGGTCTTGTGATTTCCACATTGGCCATGGTCATTTCCGCTGTTGTTGAACATGTCAGAAGAAGAAAAGCAATCGAGCAAGGGCTTTCAAACGATCCGCAAGCAGTCATACACATGTCCGCAATGTGGCTTGCTCCACAATATTGCTTACATGGGTTAGCAGAGGCGTTTAGTGCAATTGGGCAAAACGAGTTTTATTACTCTGAATTCCCGAAAAGCATGGCTAGCATTGCGGCTTCACTTTTCTTGCTCGGAATGGGTGTGGCTAATTTGTTGGCAAGTGTTATACTGACCACAGTTGAAAAGATAACAAGAAACGGCTCGAAAGAAGGGTGGATCACCACCAATATCAACCAGGCTCGCTATGATCTTTACTATTGGGTTCTCGCACTAATGAGTTTCGTCAACTTGTTCTACTTTCTTGCTTGTAGCTGGACTTATGGCCCCTGTGTTGACGAGAAGGTAAAAGTCGACGAGCATAGTGATCATGAGGAGCgagcttaa
- the LOC122597941 gene encoding uncharacterized protein LOC122597941 isoform X2 encodes MEIDLFVEDCTEPGEFVNFSIREYVSEMRNKDPMKCWPFQSLADPNDHKLFLPNQNSESTSLSTQFFPEKICDSDDTPEHNEAANSPEVDILSGKEDQPLAAIDMIRSLQSDNKVGIDIYDESSGQTCSTVTNSRHKNSVDEDAKFGSSVASDNIGLESRRKPRRYRLLSDIYRDPASKMGPRCDITNHINVNHKFVAETEDEMDNDVTLYELVRKQKGVQVTDPTVKKKRRRVRVEEPRVDQGKKLKRKFRDTSVSDLEIGPESHVSKKTIIDDTESKTMAKSSTVKALTQTTIIPKNEGDTSCLGSKENAFLKQKDGHLPCPQKANIRETTESPNEDFEMEAVMLLAYHFKKENSSANGQVLHEIETNTTCARVHKNIQEHSTPSVKKSIMKTSSVLSADKQKTFIKEKLEDVFCSVQMKDHSKGTTASVLQAHIETCMMKAAAIARDAQNCSVLLCSVNRNPADFSIPNARNKFMRGCK; translated from the exons ATGGAGATTGATCTATTCGTAGAAGACTGTACTGAACCAGGCGAATTCGTGAATTTTTCAATTCG TGAGTATGTTTCTGAAATGCGGAATAAAGATCCAATGAAATGTTGGCCCTTTCAATCGTTGGCTGATCCTAATGACCACAAACTTTTCTTACCAAATCAAAATTCAGAGTCTACCTCTTTGTCTACTCAATTCTTTCCCGAAAAGATTTGCGATTCAGATGATACGCCAGAACATAATGAGGCTGCTAATT CCCCAGAAGTTGACATTTTAAGTGGAAAGGAGGATCAACCACTGGCTGCAATTG ATATGATTAGGTCTCTTCAAAGCGATAATAAGGTGGGGATAGATATATATGATGAGTCATCAGGTCAGACTTGTAGCACGGTGACTAATAGCAGACATAAAAATAGTGTCGACGAAGATGCTAAATTTGGGAGTAGTGTGGCTTCTGATAACATTGGACTAGAATCAAGAAGGAAACCTCGAAGATATAGGTTGTTGTCAGATATATATAGGGACCCTGCAAGCAAAATGGGTCCACGATGTGACATTACAAATCATATCAACGTAAATCACAAATTCGTTGCAGAAACTGAAGATGAGATGGATAATGATGTCACCTTGTATGAGCTTGTCAGAAAACAAAAGGGTGTCCAAGTTACTGATCCAACAGTAAAAAAGAAGAGGAGAAGGGTCAGGGTTGAGGAACCAAGAGTCGATCAGGGAAAAAAGTTAAAGCGTAAATTCAGAGACACCTCAGTAAGTGATTTGGAAATTGGTCCTGAAAGTCACGTAAGTAAAAAGACTATAATTGATGACACGGAATCAAAAACCATGGCAAAGAGCAGTACGGTTAAAGCATTGACCCAAACTACAATCATACCAAAGAATGAGGGTGATACATCATGCCTAGGAAGTAAGGAGAATGCCTTCCTGAAGCAGAAG GATGGTCACTTACCCTGCCCTCAGAAAGCTAACATAAGGGAGACTACAGAATCCCCAAATGAGGATTTTGAAATGGAAGCTGTGATGCTCTTGGCTTACCACTTTAAAAAGGAGAATTCTTCAGCCAATGGTCAGGTCTTACATGagattgagacaaacacaacttgTGCCCGTGTTCACAAAAACATCCAAGAACATTCAACTCCATCAGTTAAAAAATCCATCATGAAAACATCATCAGTGCTCTCTGCTGACAAACAGAAGACGTTTATTAAAGAAAAGCTAGAAGATGTGTTTTGTTCGGTTCAGATGAAGGATCACTCCAAAGGTACCACTGCTAGCGTTCTTCAAGCTCACATAGAAACCTGCATGATGAAGGCTGCTGCAATAGCTCGAGATGCACAAAACTGTTCGGTTCTTCTATGCTCCGTTAATAGAAATCCAGCTGATTTCAGCATCCCGAATGCTAGAAATAAGTTTATGAGAGGTTGCAAGTAG
- the LOC122597941 gene encoding uncharacterized protein LOC122597941 isoform X1, with amino-acid sequence MEIDLFVEDCTEPGEFVNFSIRHCFVSEHSEYVSEMRNKDPMKCWPFQSLADPNDHKLFLPNQNSESTSLSTQFFPEKICDSDDTPEHNEAANSPEVDILSGKEDQPLAAIDMIRSLQSDNKVGIDIYDESSGQTCSTVTNSRHKNSVDEDAKFGSSVASDNIGLESRRKPRRYRLLSDIYRDPASKMGPRCDITNHINVNHKFVAETEDEMDNDVTLYELVRKQKGVQVTDPTVKKKRRRVRVEEPRVDQGKKLKRKFRDTSVSDLEIGPESHVSKKTIIDDTESKTMAKSSTVKALTQTTIIPKNEGDTSCLGSKENAFLKQKDGHLPCPQKANIRETTESPNEDFEMEAVMLLAYHFKKENSSANGQVLHEIETNTTCARVHKNIQEHSTPSVKKSIMKTSSVLSADKQKTFIKEKLEDVFCSVQMKDHSKGTTASVLQAHIETCMMKAAAIARDAQNCSVLLCSVNRNPADFSIPNARNKFMRGCK; translated from the exons ATGGAGATTGATCTATTCGTAGAAGACTGTACTGAACCAGGCGAATTCGTGAATTTTTCAATTCG GCACTGTTTTGTTTCTGAACACAGTGAGTATGTTTCTGAAATGCGGAATAAAGATCCAATGAAATGTTGGCCCTTTCAATCGTTGGCTGATCCTAATGACCACAAACTTTTCTTACCAAATCAAAATTCAGAGTCTACCTCTTTGTCTACTCAATTCTTTCCCGAAAAGATTTGCGATTCAGATGATACGCCAGAACATAATGAGGCTGCTAATT CCCCAGAAGTTGACATTTTAAGTGGAAAGGAGGATCAACCACTGGCTGCAATTG ATATGATTAGGTCTCTTCAAAGCGATAATAAGGTGGGGATAGATATATATGATGAGTCATCAGGTCAGACTTGTAGCACGGTGACTAATAGCAGACATAAAAATAGTGTCGACGAAGATGCTAAATTTGGGAGTAGTGTGGCTTCTGATAACATTGGACTAGAATCAAGAAGGAAACCTCGAAGATATAGGTTGTTGTCAGATATATATAGGGACCCTGCAAGCAAAATGGGTCCACGATGTGACATTACAAATCATATCAACGTAAATCACAAATTCGTTGCAGAAACTGAAGATGAGATGGATAATGATGTCACCTTGTATGAGCTTGTCAGAAAACAAAAGGGTGTCCAAGTTACTGATCCAACAGTAAAAAAGAAGAGGAGAAGGGTCAGGGTTGAGGAACCAAGAGTCGATCAGGGAAAAAAGTTAAAGCGTAAATTCAGAGACACCTCAGTAAGTGATTTGGAAATTGGTCCTGAAAGTCACGTAAGTAAAAAGACTATAATTGATGACACGGAATCAAAAACCATGGCAAAGAGCAGTACGGTTAAAGCATTGACCCAAACTACAATCATACCAAAGAATGAGGGTGATACATCATGCCTAGGAAGTAAGGAGAATGCCTTCCTGAAGCAGAAG GATGGTCACTTACCCTGCCCTCAGAAAGCTAACATAAGGGAGACTACAGAATCCCCAAATGAGGATTTTGAAATGGAAGCTGTGATGCTCTTGGCTTACCACTTTAAAAAGGAGAATTCTTCAGCCAATGGTCAGGTCTTACATGagattgagacaaacacaacttgTGCCCGTGTTCACAAAAACATCCAAGAACATTCAACTCCATCAGTTAAAAAATCCATCATGAAAACATCATCAGTGCTCTCTGCTGACAAACAGAAGACGTTTATTAAAGAAAAGCTAGAAGATGTGTTTTGTTCGGTTCAGATGAAGGATCACTCCAAAGGTACCACTGCTAGCGTTCTTCAAGCTCACATAGAAACCTGCATGATGAAGGCTGCTGCAATAGCTCGAGATGCACAAAACTGTTCGGTTCTTCTATGCTCCGTTAATAGAAATCCAGCTGATTTCAGCATCCCGAATGCTAGAAATAAGTTTATGAGAGGTTGCAAGTAG